The following proteins are co-located in the Bacillota bacterium genome:
- a CDS encoding transporter substrate-binding domain-containing protein, with product MRRRSWVLFLVLMLVSALVLSLAGCAPKAKTPNITKIKQRGALKVGVKADVIGFGFKNPATNLFEGLEIDIAKRIAKEMLGDEKKVEFTGVTAKTRQGLLDNGEIDIVLATFTITEERKKLVDFSPVYYVDGIRLLVKKDSGITGLKDMDGKTIGVAKAADTQQRLEAKAAPLKVKPRFQAYETYPEILAALQAGRVQAFSTDAAILKYYEQSDQTTKILPDRYSDEEYGAATKKGNDDLRDFVAKVIDQMISSGDMKVLQEKWGLTNK from the coding sequence ATGAGGCGACGGTCGTGGGTTCTCTTTCTGGTCCTCATGCTCGTGTCCGCGCTCGTCCTGTCCCTGGCCGGTTGCGCCCCCAAGGCCAAGACGCCGAACATCACCAAAATAAAGCAACGCGGGGCCCTCAAGGTCGGCGTGAAGGCCGACGTCATCGGGTTCGGCTTCAAGAACCCGGCGACTAACCTGTTCGAGGGCCTGGAGATCGACATCGCCAAGCGGATCGCCAAGGAGATGCTGGGGGACGAGAAGAAGGTCGAGTTCACCGGGGTGACGGCCAAGACGCGTCAGGGCCTCCTGGACAACGGGGAGATCGACATCGTCCTGGCCACCTTCACCATTACCGAAGAGCGCAAGAAGCTGGTCGACTTCAGCCCGGTTTACTATGTTGACGGAATCCGCCTTCTGGTCAAGAAGGACTCGGGCATCACCGGCCTCAAGGACATGGATGGGAAGACCATCGGAGTGGCCAAGGCGGCCGACACTCAGCAGCGATTAGAGGCCAAGGCCGCCCCGCTGAAGGTCAAGCCGAGGTTCCAGGCCTATGAGACCTACCCGGAGATCCTGGCCGCCCTGCAGGCCGGCCGGGTTCAGGCCTTCTCGACCGACGCCGCCATCCTCAAGTACTATGAGCAGTCCGACCAGACCACCAAGATCCTCCCCGACCGCTACAGCGACGAGGAGTACGGGGCGGCCACCAAGAAGGGCAACGACGACCTGAGGGACTTCGTGGCCAAGGTGATCGACCAGATGATCAGTTCCGGGGACATGAAGGTCCTGCAAGAGAAGTGGGGGCTGACCAACAAGTAG